The following proteins are encoded in a genomic region of Triticum dicoccoides isolate Atlit2015 ecotype Zavitan chromosome 1B, WEW_v2.0, whole genome shotgun sequence:
- the LOC119327669 gene encoding uncharacterized protein YGR130C-like — MSSWLRSAVSRAVEAGGRSGVARAVKGYADAVAHHAGQAVSDILLDRGGTQSFKSFKKTVMRLEEAAVSCRGGERIELLRRWLGALQDIEAALASSDTKDPDVHDSAGELDPLKPPLTLFVDPDIEGAPMNFRDVFLYSQALEDITQSMILEAPSEEEVSLLLEIYGLCLTGGKEVNKAIMNNVQDLAKAFSNYKDEVLVKREELLEYTRNVISGLKRNADIMRIDAETLELWRKLDGKEKSRSQSTEGQDKASEKIAVANIEALKEALTEVRFCSRVEELLLKKKSIAPGDSMEIHSQKVDKLKVLSDSLSTSSSKAEQRIMDHRRQKEDALNFRVKKENEVNAAEKGLLAEITELEKQRDDLEVQLKKVNISINAAAVRLKTTREERDQFDEANNQIIFSLKTKEDDLSKSIATCNVEANVVKTWINFLEDTWQLQSSYNEQKEKKTSDELERCVRDFLKLTKHHLSAFKEVLSPSIESIQTYVDNLAALNSREETKEHEDDEASEKTNPRKSLEEEYLETEKKIIIAFSIADHIKKLFYSEHGANSRRDDPEVKSLIDEIEKLREAFESIERPTLSIEDHKSKPLPEERSELSPSPIQAPVTPKAAHVDSPKSPMKPEQQHQLDPDSEFANLGADFGKDGKDYSAEEISGWEFDELEEES; from the exons ATGTCGTCGTGGCTGCGCAGTGCGGTGAGCCGGGCGGTGGAGGCCGGCGGCCGCAGCGGCGTTGCCCGTGCCGTCAAGGGATACGCGGACGCCGTCGCGCACCACGCGGGGCAGGCCGTCTCCGACATCCTCCTCGATCGGGGG GGCACACAGAGCTTCAAAAGTTTCAAGAAAACAGTAATGCGGTTGGAAGAGGCAGCGGTTTCATGCCGTGGGGGTGAAAGAATTGAATTATTAAGACGTTGGCTGGGAGCATTACAAGACATTGAGGCTGCTCTTGCTAGTTCAGATACAAAGGATCCTGATGTTCATGATTCTGCTGGTGAATTGGATCCTTTAAAACCGCCATTG ACTTtgtttgttgatcctgatattgaAGGAGCACCTATGAACTTCCGTGATGTGTTCCTGTACAGCCAGGCACTTGAAGATATTACACAGTCCATG ATTCTTGAAGCTCCATCTGAGGAAGAAGTTTCACTTCTTCTGGAAATTTATGG CCTGTGTCTCACTGGTGGGAAAGAAGTCAATAAGGCAATCATGAACAATGTACAAGACTTGGCCAAGGCTTTCTCGAATTACAAAGACGAAGTCCTG GTGAAGCGTGAAGAGCTACTTGAATACACGCGGAATGTCATTTCAGGACTTAAGAGAAATGCTGATATTATGAG GATAGATGCTGAAACCCTTGAATTGTGGAGAAAATTAGATGGGAAGGAGAAATCACGGTCCCAATCAACTGAAGGTCAAGATAAAGCATCCGAGAAGATTGCTGTTGCCAATATCGAG GCCTTAAAAGAAGCACTTACTGAAGTCCGCTTTTGCTCTAGAGTGGAAGAACTTCTACTGAAGAAGAAGTCGATTGCTCCTGGAGATTCCATGGAGATTCATTCTCAGAAG GTTGATAAGTTAAAGGTCCTGTCAGATTCCCTTTCTACTTCATCCTCCAAAGCAGAGCAGCGTATTATGGACCACAG GCGTCAGAAAGAAGATGCTCTGAACTTTCGTGTGAAAAAGGAGAATGAGGTGAATGCGGCTGAGAAG GGATTGCTTGCTGAGATTACTGAATTGGAGAAGCAAAGAGATGATCTTGAGGTTCAGTTGAAAAAG GTCAATATATCAATTAATGCTGCTGCTGTGCGGCTCAAGACAACCAGGGAAGAGAGAGACCAATTTGATGAAGCGAACAACCAGATCATATTTAGTTTAAAAACGAAG GAGGATGACCTCTCGAAATCCATTGCCACGTGTAATGTGGAAGCAAATGTGGTAAAGACCTGGATCAATTTCCTCGAGGATACCTGGCAGCTACAGTCCTCATATAATGAACAGAAGGAAAAGAAAACAAG TGATGAATTGGAGAGATGTGTGAGAGATTTTCTGAAGTTGACCAAACATCATCTTTCAGCCTTCAAG GAAGTCCTAAGCCCATCTATTGAAAGTATCCAAACATATGTGGATAATTTGGCGGCCTTGAACTCAAG GGAGGAGACAAAAGAGCATGAAGATGATGAAGCATCAGAGAAGACAAACCCACGTAAATCCCTTGAGGAGGAATATTTGGAAACTGAAAAGAAG ATTATCATTGCTTTCAGCATCGCAGACCACATAAAGAAGTTGTTCTATTCAGAGCATGGGGCTAACTCCAG GAGAGATGACCCAGAGGTGAAGAGCCTAATTGACGAGATCGAGAAACTGAGGGAAGCATTTGAATCTATAGAAAGGCCAACACTAAGCATCGAAGACCACAAATCAAAGCCACTGCCTGAGGAAAGATCTGAGTTGAGCCCTTCGCCTATCCAAGCACCTGTTACCCCCAAAGCCGCACACGTCGACTCCCCAAAATCTCCCATGAAGCCTGAGCAGCAGCATCAGCTGGATCCTGATTCTGAATTTGCAAACCTGGGAGCAGACTTTGGGAAGGACGGCAAAGATTACTCAGCCGAGGAGATCAGCGGGTGGGAGTTTGACGAGCTCGAAGAGGAGAGCTGA